One window of Mediterraneibacter butyricigenes genomic DNA carries:
- a CDS encoding pyridoxal phosphate-dependent aminotransferase yields MEYLHGGDIEAYSQENMLDYSVNIHPFGPCPEVVETVIQSVRTQTSRYPDPFCRKLRKRLANRWEIPEKSLILGNGAAELIFLLVQTLRPKKGFLIAPSFAEYRRALESVKCEIRWFELEEEKEFRLTKDYLNGLTEDLEIAFLCSPDNPSGQRIPEKLLDQIIEKCEKQKIFLVLDESFLEFTEQGRRWSKCAWAAEHPGILVLRSFTKIQGIPGLRLGYGVSGDSRLAEAMEGKRQPWSVSTVAQAAGIASLEYGEEWAQKARNLIREEKPRLEAALEKSGMKVYPGEADFLFFRGREDLQERLLGKGILIRDCSDYPGLSKGYFRIAVKKPEENERLIQALEEIGKEDNG; encoded by the coding sequence ATGGAATATTTACATGGCGGAGATATAGAAGCATATTCACAGGAAAATATGTTGGATTATTCGGTAAATATCCATCCCTTTGGCCCGTGCCCGGAAGTGGTGGAGACGGTGATTCAGTCGGTTCGGACGCAAACGTCACGTTATCCGGATCCATTTTGCCGGAAATTAAGGAAACGGCTGGCAAACCGCTGGGAGATTCCGGAGAAAAGCCTGATTCTGGGGAATGGAGCGGCGGAACTGATTTTTCTGTTGGTACAGACCTTACGTCCGAAGAAGGGATTCCTGATCGCACCATCCTTTGCGGAGTACCGAAGAGCGCTGGAGAGCGTGAAATGTGAGATTCGCTGGTTTGAACTGGAGGAGGAGAAAGAGTTCCGATTGACGAAAGATTATCTGAATGGATTGACGGAAGATCTGGAGATCGCATTTTTATGTTCGCCGGACAATCCGTCGGGACAGCGGATTCCGGAGAAATTGTTGGATCAGATCATTGAAAAATGTGAGAAACAGAAGATCTTTCTGGTGCTAGATGAAAGTTTTCTGGAATTTACAGAACAGGGAAGACGTTGGAGCAAATGCGCCTGGGCCGCAGAACATCCGGGGATTCTGGTTCTGAGAAGTTTTACGAAAATACAGGGAATTCCGGGATTGCGTCTGGGCTACGGTGTTTCCGGCGACAGCAGGCTAGCAGAAGCTATGGAAGGAAAGAGACAGCCTTGGAGTGTATCGACGGTGGCACAGGCTGCAGGAATCGCCAGTCTGGAGTACGGAGAGGAGTGGGCTCAAAAAGCCAGAAATCTGATCCGGGAAGAAAAACCAAGACTGGAAGCGGCACTTGAAAAGAGTGGAATGAAAGTCTACCCGGGAGAGGCAGATTTCCTGTTTTTCAGAGGAAGGGAAGATTTACAGGAAAGACTTCTGGGAAAAGGAATCCTGATCCGGGACTGCAGCGATTATCCGGGACTTTCCAAAGGATATTTCCGGATTGCCGTAAAGAAACCGGAGGAAAATGAAAGACTGATACAGGCACTGGAAGAAATCGGGAAAGAGGACAACGGATGA